One stretch of Prunus persica cultivar Lovell chromosome G1, Prunus_persica_NCBIv2, whole genome shotgun sequence DNA includes these proteins:
- the LOC109946698 gene encoding uncharacterized protein LOC109946698 encodes MPQLWIHPKRRARGRNHHQRQPWLRRSLQSARERPFSAKKQSMTEKAFFGSEAMMTTVARLGVTIACGEGILRSMAKQSENQCRWNRSSSPVVNKGQRSWSPVDSGRLATGWWWQVAGGRRREPDGGGWWQEFSGGGQRQESDGGGQRPESSGGGQLRYSNGGGRRC; translated from the exons ATGCCTCAGCTTTGGATTCATCCTAAACGGAGAGCAAGAGGTCGCAACCACCACCAACGACAACCATGGCTAAGAAGGTCATTGCAGAGTGCCAGAGAAAGGCCTTTTTCGGCTAAGAAGCAATCGATGACAGAGAAGGCATTTTTTGGCAGCGAAGCAATGATGACGACCGTGGCTCGTCTTGGCGTCACGATTGCCTGCGGTGAAGGCATTCTTCGGTCCATGGCGAAGCAATCGGAGAATCAATGCCGATGGAATAGATCTTCGTCTCCTGTG gtgaaTAAAGGGCAACGGAGTTGGTCCCCTGTAGACAGTGGCAGGCTGGCGACGGGATGGTGGTGGCAGGTGGCAGGTGGCCGGCGTCGGGAGCCCGATGGTGGTGGCTGGTGGCAGGAGTTTAGCGGTGGTGGCCAGCGGCAAGAGTCCGATGGTGGTGGCCAACGGCCGGAGTCCAGCGGTGGTGGCCAGCTGCGGTATTCCAACGGTGGTGGCCGGCGGTGTTAG
- the LOC18790646 gene encoding uncharacterized protein LOC18790646: MASFSIEEFVGEGVLKVLLPKLLEEGWDDVPTLKIMNTEDMDALSMTQLEKDALEIRSYLHDRALMQYGDRIESSGKCLSELLNLNPGDLSSQFGMKRGHVARFMDRTSACADHLPNSHPSLATEKITLLSKNTSIQRSFQSVNCQKFHSKLPTRNSSINSKSLQQSLASFKIKDGYIFKGIVAMEPAEPRACGCVQPPPVVEKVAPYSTIENISIQKLTPEYKMGMEHLVKTKTPPMKASELWRNKPAVLLCIRRPGCIMCRAEAHQLYAKKPIFDSLGIQLFAVLHEHMESEIKDFWPRYWGGVVLFDRGMEFFKALGGGKLLKEKFLSGFEKVKLRGDSL; encoded by the exons ATGGCTTCTTTTTCAATAGAAGAGTTTGTTGGGGAGGGAGTTCTGAAAGTGCTGCTTCCAAAGCTGTTGGAAGAAGGCTGGGATGATGTGCCGACCTTAAAAATCATGAATACAGAGGATATGGATGCATTAAGCATGACACAGCTAGAGAAG GATGCACTGGAAATCAGGTCATACCTGCATGACCGTGCTTTGATGCAATATGGTGATAGGATCGAGTCCAGTGGGAAATGTCTGTCTGAGCTCCTTAACTTAAACCCCGGAGATCTTTCTTCCCAGTTTGGCATGAAGCGAGGCCATGTTGCCCGTTTTATGGACAGAACCAGTGCTTGTGCAGATCACCTACCAAACTCGCATCCTTCCCTTGCAACAGAAAAAATTACCTTACTTTCGAAAAATACTAGCATTCAAAGGAGTTTTCAATCTGTAAACTGTCAGAAGTTTCATAGTAAATTACCAACAAGAAATAGTTCAATCAATAGCAAATCTCTGCAACAATCACTGGCCAGTTTTAAGATTAAGGATGGATACATTTTCAAAGGGATAGTTGCTATGGAGCCAGCTGAACCTAGAGCATGTGGTTGTGTACAACCTCCTCCTGTAGTTGAAAAAGTTGCTCCATACTCTACCATCGAAAACATCTCAATTCAGAAGCTAACTCCAGAGTATAAGATGGGGATGGAGCATTTGGTGAAAACCAAAACACCTCCAATGAAGGCTTCGGAACTGTGGCGAAACAAACCAGCAGTCCTTCTCTGCATCCGACGTCCAGG GTGCATCATGTGTAGGGCTGAAGCTCACCAGCTATATGCCAAAAAACCCATTTTTGATTCACTGGGAATTCAACTATTTGCAGTTCTTCATGAGCATATGGAGTCAGAG ATAAAGGACTTCTGGCCTCGATACTGGGGTGGTGTTGTATTGTTTGATCGCGGAATGGAATTCTTCAAAGCACTTGGTGGAGGGAAACTGCTCAAGGAAAAATTCCTATcaggtttt GAGAAGGTGAAATTAAGGGGGGACTCTTTGTAG
- the LOC18793813 gene encoding putative pentatricopeptide repeat-containing protein At1g68930: protein MSLSSNYYCNLLKLCCQAGNHAQAKKLHCHIIKTVASPETFLLNNIITTYGRLGNLRYARHVFDQMPHPTLFSWNAILSVYSKSGYLSDMQEIFDRMPRLDGVSWNSFISGHASCGLLAEAVKFYSLMLTDGAANLNRITFSTMLVLCSSQRCVNLGRQLHGHIVKFGFESYVFVGSPLVDMYSKAGLILDAKRVFNSMPERNVVMYNTLITGLLRCGLIEDSECLFSKMPEKDSISWTTMITGLTQNGSGSKALDKFREMILEGLSMDQYTFGSVLTACGGLFALEEGKQVHAYIIRTELIDNIFVGSALVDMYCKCRSIKAAEGVFKRMSYKNVVSWTAMLVGYGQNGYSEEAVRVFCDMQRKGVEPDDFTLGSVISSCANLASLEEGAQFHCQALASGLISFITVSNALVTLYGKCGSIEDSHRLFNEMNIRDEVSWTALVSGYAQFGKAYETIDLFERMLAHGLKPDGVTFIGVLSACSRAGLVDKGHQYFESMVKEHGITPIMDHYTCIIDLLSRAGRLEEAKRFINEMPFHPDAIGWATLLSSCRLHRNIEIGKWAAESLLELEPQNPASYILLSSIYAAKGKWNEVANLRRGMRDKGVRKEPGCSWIKYKSRVHIFSADDQSSPFSDQIYAKLEKLNCKMIEEGYEPDMSSVLHDVEESEKKKMLNYHSEKLAIAFGLIFLPAGVPIRVVKNLRVCGDCHNATKYISKITKREILVRDAVRYHLFKDGTCSCGDFW, encoded by the coding sequence ATGTCTTTGTCCTCTAACTACTACTGTAACTTGCTCAAACTCTGCTGCCAAGCAGGAAACCATGCACAAGCAAAGAAGCTCCACTGTCACATTATCAAAACCGTTGCAAGTCCTGAAACCTTTCTTCTCAATAATATCATCACGACGTACGGGAGATTAGGCAACTTAAGGTATGCTCGTCATGTGTTCGATCAAATGCCTCACCCAACCCTTTTCTCATGGAACGCCATTCTCTCCGTCTATTCTAAATCGGGTTATCTTTCTGATATGCAAGAGATCTTCGATCGCATGCCGAGGCTAGATGGGGTGTCTTGGAATTCATTTATTTCGGGGCATGCGTCCTGTGGTTTGCTTGCTGAGGCTGTCAAATTTTATAGCTTGATGTTAACGGACGGAGCCGCCAATTTGAACCGGATAACGTTTTCCACGATGCTTGTGCTTTGTTCGAGTCAGCGGTGCGTGAACTTGGGTCGACAGCTTCATGGGCATATAGTGAAATTTGGGTTCGAGTCGTATGTGTTTGTTGGTAGTCCCTTGGTTGACATGTACTCAAAAGCAGGGTTGATTCTTGACGCAAAACGTGTTTTCAATTCTATGCCGGAGAGGAATGTTGTTATGTATAATACATTGATCACCGGGCTTTTACGGTGTGGATTGATTGAAGATTCTGAATGTTTGTTCAGTAAAATGCCTGAAAAAGAttcgatttcgtggaccacAATGATTACAGGACTTACCCAAAACGGTTCAGGCAGCAAAGCTCTTGATAAGTTTAGAGAAATGATATTAGAAGGCTTAAGTATGGATCAATATACATTTGGTAGCGTATTGACCGCATGCGGGGGCCTATTTGCCTTGGAAGAGGGCAAGCAAGTTCATGCCTATATCATTAGGACTGAGCTTATAGATAACATCTTCGTTGGTAGTGCTCTTGTTGATATGTATTGCAAATGTAGAAGCATAAAAGCTGCAGAAGgagttttcaagagaatgagCTACAAGAATGTGGTATCGTGGACTGCAATGCTTGTGGGTTATGGCCAGAATGGGTACAGTGAAGAAGCTGTTAGAGTTTTTTGTGACATGCAGAGAAAAGGGGTTGAACCAGATGATTTTACCCTGGGAAGTGTAATTAGCTCATGTGCAAACCTAGCAAGCTTAGAAGAAGGTGCCCAGTTCCACTGTCAAGCTCTAGCTTCAGGCTTGATTTCTTTCATTACAGTTTCAAATGCACTTGTCACCTTATATGGTAAATGTGGAAGCATCGAAGACTCCCATCGGCTGTTCAATGAGATGAACATCAGGGATGAAGTCTCCTGGACAGCCTTGGTTTCAGGTTATGCCCAGTTTGGAAAAGCTTATGAGACAATTGATTTGTTTGAAAGGATGCTGGCCCATGGTTTGAAACCCGACGGAGTTACTTTCATAGGGGTTCTTTCAGCTTGCAGCAGAGCAGGACTCGTGGATAAAGGACATCAGTATTTTGAATCCATGGTAAAAGAACATGGAATTACACCAATTATGGATCACTACACTTGCATCATTGACCTTCTCAGCCGAGCTGGAAGGTTAGAAGAAGCAAAAAGATTCATAAATGAGATGCCTTTCCATCCCGATGCAATTGGTTGGGCCACTTTGCTGAGCTCATGTAGACTTCATCGTAATATCGAAATTGGTAAATGGGCAGCTGAATCTCTTCTAGAGTTAGAGCCCCAGAATCCTGCTAGCTATATCTTGCTCTCAAGCATCTATGCTGCTAAAGGGAAATGGAATGAGGTGGCCAATTTAAGGAGAGGAATGAGGGATAAGGGGGTTAGAAAGGAACCAGGATGCAGTTGGATCAAATATAAGAGCAGAGTGCACATTTTTTCAGCAGATGACCAGTCAAGTCCATTTTCAGATCAGATATATGCCAAGCTGGAGAAACTAAATTGCAAAATGATAGAAGAGGGGTATGAGCCAGATATGAGTTCTGTTCTTCATGATGTTGAGGaatcagaaaagaagaagatgcttAATTACCACAGCGAGAAGCTGGCAATTGCGTTTGGATTGATATTTCTTCCTGCTGGCGTTCCTATACGAGTAGTTAAAAACCTTAGAGTATGCGGGGATTGCCACAATGCCACTAAATACATTTCCAAGATCACCAAGAGAGAGATACTTGTAAGAGATGCTGTCCGGTACCATTTATTTAAAGATGGAACTTGTTCATGTGGAGATTTCTGGTGA
- the LOC18793311 gene encoding transcription factor bHLH49 isoform X2, which yields MDMGDQDKFELENRNEDPMNYSPGMAPDWRFGGSNLTNTSVGLVSTGNSMAVSKGDLVGSSSRPSASMVDSFNPTLWDHPTNSQDLGGFCDINGQTSASTSDTIGIRKGIPVSLRSGIDRPLEMCWNPPNSMLKGGIFLPNGPGMLPQSLSQFPADSAFIERAARFSCFNGGSFSDMLNPFGVPESMSLYSRGGGMMHWTQEVVAGNGSNAVSCAQSQRNEINGGDASRDVTLPIELGTTEGSPLKNEKKSESLVKSHDEAKHTVGGSGNESDEADFSGGAGQEEPSMLEGTGVEPSSKGSKKRKRSGQANELDQAHAQQPGESAQDASEFQQKGEQHPASTTNKTTGKQSKQGSQASDPPKEEYIHVRARRGQATNSHSLAERVRREKISERMKFLQDLVPGCSKVTGKAVMLDEIINYVQSLQRQVEFLSMKLATVNPRLDFNIEGLLTKDILQSRVGPSSTLGFSPDMPIAYPQLHPSQSGLIQADLPGMGSPSDILRRAMSSQMTPMTGGFKEPSQLPNVWEDELHNVVQMSYGASTPTGSQDVDGSGTPGQMKVEL from the exons ATGGATATGGGTGACCAAGACAAATTTGAATTAGAGAATAGGAATGAGGATCCTATGAATTATTCACCTGGTATGGCTCCAGACTGGCGATTTGGGGGCTCCAATCTCACAAATACGTCTGTGGGTTTGGTTTCCACTGGAAATTCTATGGCAGTTAGTAAAGGGGATCTTGTTGGTTCTTCTTCCCGGCCCTCTGCTTCAATGGTGGACTCTTTTAACCCAACACTTTGGGACCACCCAACCAATTCACAGGACTTGGGGGGATTTTGTGACATCAACGGTCAGACCAGTGCAAGCACTTCAGACACAATAGGAATTAGAAAAGGCATTCCTGTCTCTTTGAGAAGTGGTATTGATAGACCCCTTGAGATGTGTTGGAATCCACCAAATTCAATGTTGAAAGGGGGAATTTTCTTACCAAATGGGCCTGGGATGCTCCCACAGAGCTTGTCTCAGTTCCCAGCCGATTCTGCCTTCATTGAGCGTGCTGCGAGGTTCTCGTGCTTCAATGGTGGGAGTTTTAGTGATATGCTCAACCCTTTTGGTGTTCCTGAATCCATGAGTCTTTATTCTAGGGGTGGAGGAATGATGCACTGGACACAAGAAGTTGTAGCAGGTAATGGCTCGAACGCGGTGTCCTGCGCTCAATCTCAAAGGAATGAGATAAATGGGGGTGATGCTTCAAGAGATGTTACCTTGCCTATTGAGCTTGGGACTACTGAAGGGAGCCCACTgaagaatgagaagaaaagtGAGAGTCTTGTGAAATCTCACGATGAGGCGAAACACACTGTTGGCGGGTCTGGTAATGAGTCTGATGAAGCGGATTTCAGCGGTGGTGCTGGTCAAGAGGAGCCTTCTATGTTGGAGGGTACAGGTGTAGAACCTTCTTCTAAGGGCtctaagaaaaggaaaaggagtgGGCAG GCCAATGAACTTGATCAGGCCCATGCACAGCAACCTGGTGAATCAGCACAGGATGCTTCTGAATTTCAACAGAAGGGAGAGCAACACCCAGCGTCAACTACCAACAAGACTACGGGAAAACAGAGTAAACAAGGGTCTCAAGCGTCTGATCCACCAAAAGAAGAATATATTCACGTTAGAGCCCGAAGGGGCCAGGCAACAAATAGTCATAGTCTTGCAGAAAGA GTCAGAAGGGAGAAGATCAGTGAGAGGATGAAGTTTCTCCAAGATCTTGTACCTGGATGCAGCAAG GTAACTGGGAAGGCTGTGATGCTGGACGAAATCATTAACTATGTACAATCATTGCAACGACAGGTTGAG TTTTTGTCGATGAAGCTTGCAACAGTGAATCCACGACTGGATTTTAACATTGAAGGCCTCCTTACAAAAGAT ATCCTTCAGTCACGGGTTGGACCTTCATCTACGCTGGGGTTTTCTCCGGATATGCCTATTGCATATCCTCAGCTACATCCATCTCAATCAGGACTTATCCAAGCTGACCTCCCTGGAATGGGGAGCCCTTCTGATATACTTCGGAGAGCCATGAGTTCCCAAATGACACCAATGACCGGAGGATTCAAGGAGCCATCTCAG CTACCCAATGTGTGGGAGGATGAGCTCCACAATGTTGTCCAGATGAGCTACGGAGCCAGTACTCCCACTGGTAGCCAAGATGTGGATG GATCAGGGACACCAGGCCAAATGAAAGTCGAACTTTGA
- the LOC18793311 gene encoding transcription factor bHLH49 isoform X1, with translation MDMGDQDKFELENRNEDPMNYSPGMAPDWRFGGSNLTNTSVGLVSTGNSMAVSKGDLVGSSSRPSASMVDSFNPTLWDHPTNSQDLGGFCDINGQTSASTSDTIGIRKGIPVSLRSGIDRPLEMCWNPPNSMLKGGIFLPNGPGMLPQSLSQFPADSAFIERAARFSCFNGGSFSDMLNPFGVPESMSLYSRGGGMMHWTQEVVAGNGSNAVSCAQSQRNEINGGDASRDVTLPIELGTTEGSPLKNEKKSESLVKSHDEAKHTVGGSGNESDEADFSGGAGQEEPSMLEGTGVEPSSKGSKKRKRSGQANELDQAHAQQPGESAQDASEFQQKGEQHPASTTNKTTGKQSKQGSQASDPPKEEYIHVRARRGQATNSHSLAERVRREKISERMKFLQDLVPGCSKVVTGKAVMLDEIINYVQSLQRQVEFLSMKLATVNPRLDFNIEGLLTKDILQSRVGPSSTLGFSPDMPIAYPQLHPSQSGLIQADLPGMGSPSDILRRAMSSQMTPMTGGFKEPSQLPNVWEDELHNVVQMSYGASTPTGSQDVDGSGTPGQMKVEL, from the exons ATGGATATGGGTGACCAAGACAAATTTGAATTAGAGAATAGGAATGAGGATCCTATGAATTATTCACCTGGTATGGCTCCAGACTGGCGATTTGGGGGCTCCAATCTCACAAATACGTCTGTGGGTTTGGTTTCCACTGGAAATTCTATGGCAGTTAGTAAAGGGGATCTTGTTGGTTCTTCTTCCCGGCCCTCTGCTTCAATGGTGGACTCTTTTAACCCAACACTTTGGGACCACCCAACCAATTCACAGGACTTGGGGGGATTTTGTGACATCAACGGTCAGACCAGTGCAAGCACTTCAGACACAATAGGAATTAGAAAAGGCATTCCTGTCTCTTTGAGAAGTGGTATTGATAGACCCCTTGAGATGTGTTGGAATCCACCAAATTCAATGTTGAAAGGGGGAATTTTCTTACCAAATGGGCCTGGGATGCTCCCACAGAGCTTGTCTCAGTTCCCAGCCGATTCTGCCTTCATTGAGCGTGCTGCGAGGTTCTCGTGCTTCAATGGTGGGAGTTTTAGTGATATGCTCAACCCTTTTGGTGTTCCTGAATCCATGAGTCTTTATTCTAGGGGTGGAGGAATGATGCACTGGACACAAGAAGTTGTAGCAGGTAATGGCTCGAACGCGGTGTCCTGCGCTCAATCTCAAAGGAATGAGATAAATGGGGGTGATGCTTCAAGAGATGTTACCTTGCCTATTGAGCTTGGGACTACTGAAGGGAGCCCACTgaagaatgagaagaaaagtGAGAGTCTTGTGAAATCTCACGATGAGGCGAAACACACTGTTGGCGGGTCTGGTAATGAGTCTGATGAAGCGGATTTCAGCGGTGGTGCTGGTCAAGAGGAGCCTTCTATGTTGGAGGGTACAGGTGTAGAACCTTCTTCTAAGGGCtctaagaaaaggaaaaggagtgGGCAG GCCAATGAACTTGATCAGGCCCATGCACAGCAACCTGGTGAATCAGCACAGGATGCTTCTGAATTTCAACAGAAGGGAGAGCAACACCCAGCGTCAACTACCAACAAGACTACGGGAAAACAGAGTAAACAAGGGTCTCAAGCGTCTGATCCACCAAAAGAAGAATATATTCACGTTAGAGCCCGAAGGGGCCAGGCAACAAATAGTCATAGTCTTGCAGAAAGA GTCAGAAGGGAGAAGATCAGTGAGAGGATGAAGTTTCTCCAAGATCTTGTACCTGGATGCAGCAAGGTT GTAACTGGGAAGGCTGTGATGCTGGACGAAATCATTAACTATGTACAATCATTGCAACGACAGGTTGAG TTTTTGTCGATGAAGCTTGCAACAGTGAATCCACGACTGGATTTTAACATTGAAGGCCTCCTTACAAAAGAT ATCCTTCAGTCACGGGTTGGACCTTCATCTACGCTGGGGTTTTCTCCGGATATGCCTATTGCATATCCTCAGCTACATCCATCTCAATCAGGACTTATCCAAGCTGACCTCCCTGGAATGGGGAGCCCTTCTGATATACTTCGGAGAGCCATGAGTTCCCAAATGACACCAATGACCGGAGGATTCAAGGAGCCATCTCAG CTACCCAATGTGTGGGAGGATGAGCTCCACAATGTTGTCCAGATGAGCTACGGAGCCAGTACTCCCACTGGTAGCCAAGATGTGGATG GATCAGGGACACCAGGCCAAATGAAAGTCGAACTTTGA
- the LOC18793311 gene encoding transcription factor bHLH49 isoform X4 gives MDMGDQDKFELENRNEDPMNYSPGMAPDWRFGGSNLTNTSVGLVSTGNSMAVSKGDLVGSSSRPSASMVDSFNPTLWDHPTNSQDLGGFCDINGQTSASTSDTIGIRKGIPVSLRSGIDRPLEMCWNPPNSMLKGGIFLPNGPGMLPQSLSQFPADSAFIERAARFSCFNGGSFSDMLNPFGVPESMSLYSRGGGMMHWTQEVVAGNGSNAVSCAQSQRNEINGGDASRDVTLPIELGTTEGSPLKNEKKSESLVKSHDEAKHTVGGSGNESDEADFSGGAGQEEPSMLEGTGVEPSSKGSKKRKRSGQANELDQAHAQQPGESAQDASEFQQKGEQHPASTTNKTTGKQSKQGSQASDPPKEEYIHVRARRGQATNSHSLAERVRREKISERMKFLQDLVPGCSKVVTGKAVMLDEIINYVQSLQRQVEFLSMKLATVNPRLDFNIEGLLTKDILQSRVGPSSTLGFSPDMPIAYPQLHPSQSGLIQADLPGMGSPSDILRRAMSSQMTPMTGGFKEPSQDQGHQAK, from the exons ATGGATATGGGTGACCAAGACAAATTTGAATTAGAGAATAGGAATGAGGATCCTATGAATTATTCACCTGGTATGGCTCCAGACTGGCGATTTGGGGGCTCCAATCTCACAAATACGTCTGTGGGTTTGGTTTCCACTGGAAATTCTATGGCAGTTAGTAAAGGGGATCTTGTTGGTTCTTCTTCCCGGCCCTCTGCTTCAATGGTGGACTCTTTTAACCCAACACTTTGGGACCACCCAACCAATTCACAGGACTTGGGGGGATTTTGTGACATCAACGGTCAGACCAGTGCAAGCACTTCAGACACAATAGGAATTAGAAAAGGCATTCCTGTCTCTTTGAGAAGTGGTATTGATAGACCCCTTGAGATGTGTTGGAATCCACCAAATTCAATGTTGAAAGGGGGAATTTTCTTACCAAATGGGCCTGGGATGCTCCCACAGAGCTTGTCTCAGTTCCCAGCCGATTCTGCCTTCATTGAGCGTGCTGCGAGGTTCTCGTGCTTCAATGGTGGGAGTTTTAGTGATATGCTCAACCCTTTTGGTGTTCCTGAATCCATGAGTCTTTATTCTAGGGGTGGAGGAATGATGCACTGGACACAAGAAGTTGTAGCAGGTAATGGCTCGAACGCGGTGTCCTGCGCTCAATCTCAAAGGAATGAGATAAATGGGGGTGATGCTTCAAGAGATGTTACCTTGCCTATTGAGCTTGGGACTACTGAAGGGAGCCCACTgaagaatgagaagaaaagtGAGAGTCTTGTGAAATCTCACGATGAGGCGAAACACACTGTTGGCGGGTCTGGTAATGAGTCTGATGAAGCGGATTTCAGCGGTGGTGCTGGTCAAGAGGAGCCTTCTATGTTGGAGGGTACAGGTGTAGAACCTTCTTCTAAGGGCtctaagaaaaggaaaaggagtgGGCAG GCCAATGAACTTGATCAGGCCCATGCACAGCAACCTGGTGAATCAGCACAGGATGCTTCTGAATTTCAACAGAAGGGAGAGCAACACCCAGCGTCAACTACCAACAAGACTACGGGAAAACAGAGTAAACAAGGGTCTCAAGCGTCTGATCCACCAAAAGAAGAATATATTCACGTTAGAGCCCGAAGGGGCCAGGCAACAAATAGTCATAGTCTTGCAGAAAGA GTCAGAAGGGAGAAGATCAGTGAGAGGATGAAGTTTCTCCAAGATCTTGTACCTGGATGCAGCAAGGTT GTAACTGGGAAGGCTGTGATGCTGGACGAAATCATTAACTATGTACAATCATTGCAACGACAGGTTGAG TTTTTGTCGATGAAGCTTGCAACAGTGAATCCACGACTGGATTTTAACATTGAAGGCCTCCTTACAAAAGAT ATCCTTCAGTCACGGGTTGGACCTTCATCTACGCTGGGGTTTTCTCCGGATATGCCTATTGCATATCCTCAGCTACATCCATCTCAATCAGGACTTATCCAAGCTGACCTCCCTGGAATGGGGAGCCCTTCTGATATACTTCGGAGAGCCATGAGTTCCCAAATGACACCAATGACCGGAGGATTCAAGGAGCCATCTCAG GATCAGGGACACCAGGCCAAATGA
- the LOC18793311 gene encoding transcription factor bHLH49 isoform X3 — MDMGDQDKFELENRNEDPMNYSPGMAPDWRFGGSNLTNTSVGLVSTGNSMAVSKGDLVGSSSRPSASMVDSFNPTLWDHPTNSQDLGGFCDINGQTSASTSDTIGIRKGIPVSLRSGIDRPLEMCWNPPNSMLKGGIFLPNGPGMLPQSLSQFPADSAFIERAARFSCFNGGSFSDMLNPFGVPESMSLYSRGGGMMHWTQEVVAGNGSNAVSCAQSQRNEINGGDASRDVTLPIELGTTEGSPLKNEKKSESLVKSHDEAKHTVGGSGNESDEADFSGGAGQEEPSMLEGTGVEPSSKGSKKRKRSGQANELDQAHAQQPGESAQDASEFQQKGEQHPASTTNKTTGKQSKQGSQASDPPKEEYIHVRARRGQATNSHSLAERVRREKISERMKFLQDLVPGCSKVVTGKAVMLDEIINYVQSLQRQVEFLSMKLATVNPRLDFNIEGLLTKDILQSRVGPSSTLGFSPDMPIAYPQLHPSQSGLIQADLPGMGSPSDILRRAMSSQMTPMTGGFKEPSQLSESIMLRLNLHNPIFGYSYPMCGRMSSTMLSR, encoded by the exons ATGGATATGGGTGACCAAGACAAATTTGAATTAGAGAATAGGAATGAGGATCCTATGAATTATTCACCTGGTATGGCTCCAGACTGGCGATTTGGGGGCTCCAATCTCACAAATACGTCTGTGGGTTTGGTTTCCACTGGAAATTCTATGGCAGTTAGTAAAGGGGATCTTGTTGGTTCTTCTTCCCGGCCCTCTGCTTCAATGGTGGACTCTTTTAACCCAACACTTTGGGACCACCCAACCAATTCACAGGACTTGGGGGGATTTTGTGACATCAACGGTCAGACCAGTGCAAGCACTTCAGACACAATAGGAATTAGAAAAGGCATTCCTGTCTCTTTGAGAAGTGGTATTGATAGACCCCTTGAGATGTGTTGGAATCCACCAAATTCAATGTTGAAAGGGGGAATTTTCTTACCAAATGGGCCTGGGATGCTCCCACAGAGCTTGTCTCAGTTCCCAGCCGATTCTGCCTTCATTGAGCGTGCTGCGAGGTTCTCGTGCTTCAATGGTGGGAGTTTTAGTGATATGCTCAACCCTTTTGGTGTTCCTGAATCCATGAGTCTTTATTCTAGGGGTGGAGGAATGATGCACTGGACACAAGAAGTTGTAGCAGGTAATGGCTCGAACGCGGTGTCCTGCGCTCAATCTCAAAGGAATGAGATAAATGGGGGTGATGCTTCAAGAGATGTTACCTTGCCTATTGAGCTTGGGACTACTGAAGGGAGCCCACTgaagaatgagaagaaaagtGAGAGTCTTGTGAAATCTCACGATGAGGCGAAACACACTGTTGGCGGGTCTGGTAATGAGTCTGATGAAGCGGATTTCAGCGGTGGTGCTGGTCAAGAGGAGCCTTCTATGTTGGAGGGTACAGGTGTAGAACCTTCTTCTAAGGGCtctaagaaaaggaaaaggagtgGGCAG GCCAATGAACTTGATCAGGCCCATGCACAGCAACCTGGTGAATCAGCACAGGATGCTTCTGAATTTCAACAGAAGGGAGAGCAACACCCAGCGTCAACTACCAACAAGACTACGGGAAAACAGAGTAAACAAGGGTCTCAAGCGTCTGATCCACCAAAAGAAGAATATATTCACGTTAGAGCCCGAAGGGGCCAGGCAACAAATAGTCATAGTCTTGCAGAAAGA GTCAGAAGGGAGAAGATCAGTGAGAGGATGAAGTTTCTCCAAGATCTTGTACCTGGATGCAGCAAGGTT GTAACTGGGAAGGCTGTGATGCTGGACGAAATCATTAACTATGTACAATCATTGCAACGACAGGTTGAG TTTTTGTCGATGAAGCTTGCAACAGTGAATCCACGACTGGATTTTAACATTGAAGGCCTCCTTACAAAAGAT ATCCTTCAGTCACGGGTTGGACCTTCATCTACGCTGGGGTTTTCTCCGGATATGCCTATTGCATATCCTCAGCTACATCCATCTCAATCAGGACTTATCCAAGCTGACCTCCCTGGAATGGGGAGCCCTTCTGATATACTTCGGAGAGCCATGAGTTCCCAAATGACACCAATGACCGGAGGATTCAAGGAGCCATCTCAG CTTTCAGAGTCTATAATGTTACGACTGAACCTTCATAATCCTATATTTGGCTACAGCTACCCAATGTGTGGGAGGATGAGCTCCACAATGTTGTCCAGATGA